A single genomic interval of Alligator mississippiensis isolate rAllMis1 chromosome 15, rAllMis1, whole genome shotgun sequence harbors:
- the DCST1 gene encoding E3 ubiquitin-protein ligase DCST1, whose protein sequence is MHTALKHAVCRLLPACCACFLWSHPDQFRPSKFLLGASIGGCLALEWGSQLPALGPGLSQVLIVPMSIKESHKVQLMYGLAGISALGWGISPHFRCTSLLLVPKFLGKEGRLYVLTFVLAAVYDGPIANLWHNLEEVVRSTGCTVELQINHSRQIWHVSTAPMRLVLRDMVRSGRKLNEETQNVSRTFAGLNEQVASEEGYDLQQPHRHLPRHALSTQTLYEMKTRMRCKYVIDKAIERCQAWFETKHESCMRHIVVPLISHLLCLPMKFKFLCHIVKVIYIWCRDRIPVEGNFGQTYDKVNASVNHLQQDFSAQLVIQEEHQDMLVGVNISREHLVAEVMATLRQRSAQLGTAMAVVRVLLSCTFIFIFISAFSYTNQYNSNIRFDNLYITTYFRQIDARRRQQEKHTLLPLRRAEVSSVVFPCRLAFQVPELKSMVLELLDCFPPLLFLLLAWGLDHLLYTSLSIIQHHSFVQYSFHSSHHLEVWVGGRSLLARLLRSTIGALNTSSETVLESNNLACLPQPRHMEQGDYMASCLPLGVLVLLCLLQVYTHRLRRVIAAFFFPKREKKRVIFLYNEMLRKRQAFLQRQRRRVAQHAQRWGLVSADTGLGTEERWMLLHLSPLQEPPVLRWCPWLRQCPLLRWLLRRRCVLCGSPEGPSAHTCPAPCGAQYCRPCWRDVGQACLACAPDPGPSSGDSSSEDQMTYAD, encoded by the exons atgcacacagcctTGAAGCATGCCGTGTGCCGCTTGCTGCCCGCCTGCTGTGCCTGCTTCCTCTGGAGCCACCCGGACCAGTTCCGCCCCAGCAAGTTCCTGCTGGGCGCCAGCATTGGGGGCTGCCTCGCCCTAG AGTGGGgatcccagctcccggctcttggCCCAGGCCTCTCCCAGGTCCTCATCGTACCCATGAGCATTAAGGAGAGCCACAAGGTCCAGCTGATGTATGGACTGGCAG GCATCAGTGCCCTGGGTTGGGGCATCTCGCCGCACTTCCGCTGTACCAGCCTCCTCCTTGTCCCCAAGTTCCTGGGCAAGGAGGGGCGGCTCTATGTGCTCACCTTTGTCCTGGCCGCTGTCTATGATG gccccatcgccaacctgtggcacaaccTGGAAGAGGTGGTGCGCTCCACGGGCTGCACCGTGGAGCTACAGATCAACCACAGCCGGCAGATCTGGCACGTGTCCACGGCTCCCATGCGCTTGGTGCTGCGTGAcatggtg AGGAGTGGGCGCAAACTCAATGAGGAGACGCAGAATGTGTCCCGCACCTTTGCGGGGCTGAACGAGCAGGTGGCTAGTGAGGAGGGCTATGACCTGCAGCAGCCGCACAGGCACCTGCCCCGCCATGCCCTCAGCACCCAGACACTCTATGAGATGAAGACCCGAATGCGCTGCAAGT ACGTGATTGATAAGGCCATTGAGCGCTGCCAGGCCTGGTTTGAAACCAAGCATGAATCCTGCATGCGGCACATTGTGGTGCCACTCATCAGCCACCTGCTGTGCCTTCCCATGAAGTTCAAATTCCTCTGCCACATTGTCAAGG TGATTTACATCTGGTGCCGGGACCGCATTCCTGTGGAAGGCAACTTTGGACAGACCTACGACAAGGTGAACGCCTCTGTCAACCACCTGCAGCAGGACTTCAGTGCCCAGCTGGTCATCCAG GAGGAGCACCAGGACATGCTGGTGGGTGTAAACATATCACGGGAGCATCTAGTGGCAGAGGTGATGGCCACGCTGCGCCAGCGCAGTGCCCAGCTAGGCACTGCCATGGCCGTGGTGCGCGTCCTGCTCTCCTGCACCTTCATCTTCATCTTTATCTC GGCCTTCTCCTACACAAACCAGTACAACTCCAACATCCGCTTTGACAACCTCTACATCACCACCTACTTCCGCCAGATTGATGCCCGGCGCAGGCAGCAG GAGAAGCACACGCTGCTGCCCCTGCGCCGAGCTGAGGTCTCCAGCGTTGTCTTCCCCTGCCGGCTGGCCTTCCAGGTGCCCGAGCTGAAGAGCATG gtgctggagctgctggactgCTTCCCGCccctgctgttcctgctgctggcctggggcctggatcACTTGCTCTACACCTCGCTCAGCATCATCCAGCACCACTCTTTTGTGCAGTACTCCTTCCATA GCAGCCACCACCTGGAGGTGTGGGTCGGGGGCAGGTCACTGCTGGCCCGCCTGCTGCGCAGCACTATTGGGGCCCTGAACACATCCTCGGAGACAGTGCTGGAGTCCAACAACCTTG cctgcctgccacagccccgGCACATGGAGCAGGGCGACTACATGGCCAGCTGCCTCCCGCTGGGTGTATtggtgctgctgtgcctgctgcaggTCTACACCCACCGCTTGCGCCGCGTCATTGCTGCCTTCTTCTTCCCCAAG CGGGAGAAGAAGCGTGTCATTTTCCTCTACAATGAGATGCTGCGGAAGCGCCAGGCCTTCCTCCAGCGGCAGCGTCGGCGGGTCGCCCAGCATGCCCAGCGTTGGGGCCTGGTGAGTGCAGACACCGGGCTGGGCACGGAGGAGAGATGGATGCT GCTGCACCTGTCCCCGCTGCAGGAGCCGCCCGTGCTGCGCTGGTGCCCATGGCTGCGCCAATGCCCGTTGCTGCGCTGGTTGCTGCGCCGCCGCTGCGTGCTGTGCGGTTCACCGGAGGGCCCCAGTGCCCACACCTGCCCGGCGCcctgcggtgcccagtactgccGGCCCTGCTGGAGGGACGTGGGCCAGGCCTGCCTGGCCTGCGCCCCCGACCCCGGGCCGTCCTCCGGGGACAGCAGTAGCGAAGACCAGATGACCTACGCGGACTGA